The sequence AATCAGCCACGCCAGTGCCAGTAATGTACCTGTCGTAAGGATTACGATGTACCAACTCCAGAAAGAAGTCATTGGTTATTGCTCCTGGATGTGTCTTTATTCAGCTCGCTAGAATGCGGCTCTTCGTCGGCGAAGGGTAAGTTTGCAGCTTCATCAAAGCTTGATTTGCGCTTGCTGTTATAGGCCCAAAATACCAGCCCAGTGAAGGCGACAAAAATAAGTACTGTGCCTAAGCCGCGAAGAGTTCCGATATCCATGAGCGTTACCGTTTATTCTTAATGTATGTACCAAGAACTTGCAGGTAGGCCACTACAGCCTCCATTTCAGTCTTGCCCTTAACTGCTGCTACTGCACCTTCGATGTCTTCATCGGTGTAGGGCACGCCTAACCAACGCATGGCTTTGATTTTAGCGACAGTATCTTTACCGTCTAGCGTGTTCTCTACGAGCCACGGGTAAGCAGGCATCTTGGATTCTGGTACAACGTTGCGTGGGTTGTACAAGTGTGCACGGTGCCAATCATCAGAATAACGACCACCGACACGGGCCAAGTCTGGACCGGTGCGCTTAGAGCCCCATAAAAATGGATGCTCATAAACGCTTTCACCAGCAACAGAGTAGTGACCATAACGCTCTGTTTCTGCACGGAAGGGGCGA comes from Pseudomonas sp. C27(2019) and encodes:
- the ccoO gene encoding cytochrome-c oxidase, cbb3-type subunit II codes for the protein MKQHERVEKNVGLLALFMVIAVSIGGLVQIVPLFFQDMVNEPVDGLKPYTALQLEGRDIYIREGCVQCHSQMIRPFRAETERYGHYSVAGESVYEHPFLWGSKRTGPDLARVGGRYSDDWHRAHLYNPRNVVPESKMPAYPWLVENTLDGKDTVAKIKAMRWLGVPYTDEDIEGAVAAVKGKTEMEAVVAYLQVLGTYIKNKR
- a CDS encoding cbb3-type cytochrome c oxidase subunit 3 yields the protein MDIGTLRGLGTVLIFVAFTGLVFWAYNSKRKSSFDEAANLPFADEEPHSSELNKDTSRSNNQ